A window of Streptomyces armeniacus contains these coding sequences:
- a CDS encoding FAD-dependent oxidoreductase, with translation MAYAITQTCCNDATCVSVCPVNCIHPTPQEREFGSTEMLHIDPKTCIDCGACADACPVDAIFPVDSLTGGRREYAGINAAYFADVAPPEPAPGSPNFHTWGEPSFERSLPSDFGPLRVAIVGTGPAGMYAAEDLLLHTKAEVTLVDRLPTAGGLVRYGVAPDHTATKKAGETFARFHSHPRVRMHLGLEVGRHVTAGELAAHHDAVIYAVGASTDRRLGIPGEDLPGSISATTFVAWYNAHPEVAPDAVDLSGERVVVVGNGNVALDVARILVSDPDTLAGTEIAGHALAALRRSNVREVVLLGRRGPEDAAYTRSELIALKHMDGVSLVVDDHDPRIAAAIDEASPRDKAGALRDVARERVDWAAAPRTGRRIVFRFRSAPVAATGDGHVAALRVTGHDGELDLPAGMALRAVGHRGAPVPGLPFDETTGTVPNEGGRVPGRPGTYVVGWIKRGPSGGIGANRRCAAETVGTLLADAVAGALPEPTRKPRAFRRLARARR, from the coding sequence ATGGCCTACGCGATCACCCAGACCTGCTGCAACGACGCCACCTGCGTCTCCGTCTGCCCGGTCAACTGCATCCATCCGACGCCGCAGGAGCGGGAGTTCGGCAGCACCGAGATGCTGCACATCGACCCGAAGACCTGCATCGACTGCGGCGCCTGCGCCGACGCCTGCCCGGTGGACGCGATCTTCCCCGTGGACAGCCTGACCGGCGGCCGGCGCGAGTACGCGGGGATCAACGCGGCGTACTTCGCCGACGTCGCACCGCCCGAACCCGCTCCCGGCAGCCCGAACTTCCACACCTGGGGCGAGCCGTCCTTCGAACGCAGCCTGCCGTCCGACTTCGGCCCGCTCCGGGTCGCGATCGTCGGCACCGGCCCCGCCGGCATGTACGCCGCCGAGGACCTGCTGCTGCACACCAAGGCCGAGGTGACCCTCGTCGACCGGCTGCCGACGGCCGGCGGCCTCGTACGGTACGGGGTGGCGCCGGACCACACCGCCACCAAGAAGGCCGGCGAGACGTTCGCCCGCTTCCACTCGCATCCGCGCGTACGGATGCACCTGGGCCTCGAAGTCGGCAGGCACGTCACCGCCGGCGAACTGGCCGCGCACCACGACGCGGTGATCTACGCCGTCGGGGCGTCCACCGACCGCCGCCTCGGCATCCCCGGCGAGGACCTGCCCGGCAGCATCTCCGCGACCACGTTCGTCGCCTGGTACAACGCGCATCCGGAGGTCGCGCCCGACGCCGTTGACCTGTCGGGCGAGCGGGTGGTCGTGGTCGGCAACGGCAACGTCGCACTCGATGTGGCACGCATCCTCGTATCCGACCCGGACACCCTGGCCGGCACCGAGATCGCCGGCCACGCGCTTGCGGCGCTGCGCCGCAGCAACGTACGGGAGGTGGTGCTGCTCGGACGGCGCGGCCCGGAGGACGCCGCGTACACCAGGTCCGAACTGATCGCGCTCAAGCACATGGACGGCGTCAGCCTGGTCGTCGACGACCACGACCCGCGCATCGCCGCGGCGATCGACGAGGCCTCCCCGCGGGACAAGGCAGGCGCGCTGCGGGACGTGGCACGGGAGCGGGTGGACTGGGCGGCGGCGCCGCGGACCGGGCGGCGCATCGTGTTCCGCTTCCGCTCCGCACCGGTCGCGGCCACCGGCGACGGGCACGTCGCCGCCCTGCGGGTCACGGGCCACGACGGCGAACTGGACCTGCCGGCCGGCATGGCGCTGCGCGCGGTGGGCCACCGCGGAGCGCCGGTGCCGGGGCTGCCGTTCGACGAGACGACCGGCACCGTCCCGAACGAGGGCGGCCGGGTGCCCGGACGCCCCGGGACGTACGTGGTGGGCTGGATCAAGCGCGGCCCCTCCGGCGGGATCGGCGCGAACCGCCGCTGCGCGGCGGAGACCGTCGGCACACTCCTCGCCGACGCCGTGGCGGGGGCGCTGCCGGAGCCGACGCGGAAGCCACGGGCGTTCCGGCGGCTGGCGCGCGCCCGGCGCTGA
- a CDS encoding Uma2 family endonuclease, with protein sequence MSVDPAVEPVAHQDPADLLIAIEKASAEPIRPEYVEGLILVPPQPDYQHSKGAFKLSVQLDAAGFGLAGMGNGYRVGQRSGATLALVIPDFYVLHREPTDLDEAYRKAHKGWYPIDLVALAGEVTSTNHETDSGPKLRACATAEIPVYVLVHRQHGTAYAYSEPLSDPEDSSRSHYRAVSSVELGGKLQLPEPYPALDTGPLLRG encoded by the coding sequence ATGAGCGTCGATCCCGCTGTTGAGCCAGTGGCCCACCAGGACCCCGCTGACCTGCTGATCGCGATCGAAAAGGCATCCGCGGAGCCGATCCGGCCCGAGTATGTCGAGGGGTTGATTCTCGTGCCGCCACAGCCCGACTACCAGCACAGCAAGGGCGCCTTCAAGCTGAGCGTTCAGCTCGACGCAGCCGGATTCGGCTTGGCGGGCATGGGCAACGGCTACCGGGTAGGGCAGAGAAGCGGCGCCACCCTGGCGCTCGTCATCCCCGACTTCTACGTGCTGCACCGGGAGCCCACCGACCTCGACGAGGCGTACCGCAAAGCGCACAAGGGCTGGTACCCGATCGACCTGGTCGCCTTGGCGGGCGAGGTCACCTCCACCAACCACGAGACCGACAGCGGCCCCAAGCTGCGCGCCTGCGCGACGGCCGAGATCCCCGTGTACGTGCTGGTCCACCGGCAGCACGGCACGGCGTACGCATACTCGGAGCCGCTCTCGGACCCCGAGGACTCCTCCAGGAGCCACTACCGCGCCGTGTCCTCCGTCGAGCTGGGCGGCAAGCTGCAGTTGCCCGAGCCGTATCCGGCTCTCGACACGGGGCCGCTGCTCCGCGGCTGA
- the rpmJ gene encoding 50S ribosomal protein L36, with amino-acid sequence MKVKPSVKKICDKCKVIRRHGRVMVICDNLRHKQRQG; translated from the coding sequence ATGAAGGTCAAGCCGAGCGTCAAGAAGATCTGCGACAAGTGCAAGGTGATCCGCCGCCACGGCCGGGTCATGGTCATCTGCGACAACCTGCGCCACAAGCAGCGCCAGGGCTGA
- the rpsM gene encoding 30S ribosomal protein S13 has product MARLAGVDLPREKRVEVALTYVFGIGRTLAQRTLSETGVDPDTRVRDLAEEDLVKIRDYVDNNLRTEGDLRREIQADIRRKVEIGCYEGLRHRRGLPVHGQRTKTNARTRKGPRRAIAGKKKPGKK; this is encoded by the coding sequence ATGGCACGCCTCGCAGGCGTTGACCTCCCGCGTGAGAAGCGCGTAGAGGTCGCCCTCACCTACGTCTTCGGCATCGGTCGCACCCTTGCCCAGCGGACCCTGAGCGAGACCGGGGTCGACCCGGACACCCGCGTACGGGACCTGGCCGAGGAAGACCTGGTCAAGATCCGTGACTACGTGGACAACAACCTCCGGACCGAGGGTGACCTCCGCCGGGAGATTCAGGCCGACATCCGCCGCAAGGTGGAGATCGGCTGCTACGAGGGTCTGCGGCACCGCCGCGGTCTCCCCGTCCACGGTCAGCGCACGAAGACCAATGCCCGTACCCGCAAGGGTCCGCGTCGCGCGATCGCCGGCAAGAAGAAGCCGGGCAAGAAGTAG
- a CDS encoding AurF N-oxygenase family protein produces the protein MASSAARPATDDRTPENDVASRLLDSSAQLSYDPLTEVDWETPLDKDFHGASPEWSTLYGTAYWHELTEAQRKELTRQEAASVASTGIWFEMILQQMVLRDVYAKDPTTDQVQWALTEIADECRHSIMFARGARKLGAPAYRPHRVAVELGRAFKTLAFGEAAYAAILVAEEVLDVMQRDWMRDERVVPFVRTINNIHVVEESRHMKFARDETRKHLARAGRIRRQIHSFVIAVAAYVIVTSMVNKKVYANAGLDEKRAIEAAKNNEHHKSMMRSSCSGLMDFLASAGLLTKPALAFYKRAHLI, from the coding sequence ATGGCAAGCAGCGCCGCGCGTCCGGCGACCGACGACCGGACCCCCGAGAACGACGTCGCGAGCCGGCTGCTCGACTCGTCGGCGCAGCTCTCGTACGACCCGCTCACCGAGGTCGACTGGGAGACGCCGCTGGACAAGGACTTCCACGGCGCCAGCCCGGAGTGGAGCACCCTCTACGGCACCGCGTACTGGCACGAGCTGACCGAGGCCCAGCGCAAGGAGCTGACGCGGCAGGAGGCCGCGTCCGTGGCCAGCACCGGCATCTGGTTCGAGATGATCCTCCAGCAGATGGTGCTGCGCGACGTCTACGCCAAGGACCCGACCACCGACCAGGTGCAGTGGGCGCTCACCGAGATCGCCGACGAGTGCCGGCACTCGATCATGTTCGCCCGCGGCGCCAGGAAGCTGGGCGCCCCCGCCTACCGGCCGCACCGGGTCGCGGTCGAACTCGGCCGCGCCTTCAAGACGCTCGCCTTCGGCGAGGCCGCGTACGCGGCGATCCTGGTCGCCGAAGAGGTCCTCGACGTCATGCAGCGCGACTGGATGCGCGACGAGCGGGTCGTGCCGTTCGTACGCACCATCAACAACATCCACGTCGTCGAGGAGTCGCGGCACATGAAGTTCGCCCGCGACGAGACGCGCAAACACCTCGCGCGCGCCGGCCGGATACGCCGCCAGATCCACTCCTTCGTGATCGCGGTCGCCGCCTACGTCATCGTCACCAGCATGGTGAACAAGAAGGTCTACGCGAACGCGGGACTCGACGAGAAGCGCGCGATCGAGGCGGCGAAGAACAACGAGCACCACAAGTCGATGATGCGGTCCAGCTGTTCGGGCCTGATGGACTTCCTGGCCTCCGCCGGTCTGCTCACCAAGCCCGCGCTGGCGTTCTACAAGCGCGCCCACCTGATCTGA
- the truA gene encoding tRNA pseudouridine(38-40) synthase TruA produces MSDEVEPGSVRVRLDLSYDGSGFSGWARQRGRRTVQEELEDALRVVLRLDGPAELTVAGRTDAGVHARGQVAHVDLPEQVWADQGGQLLRRLAGRLPMDVRVHRVAEAPPHFNARFSAVWRRYAYRVGDHPGGVDPLLRGHVLWHNWPLDLDAMNAAAERLLGEHDFAAFCKKREGATTIRTLRTLRWERRPDGVLEATVRADAFCHNMVRALVGAMLFVGDGHRPPSWPGEVLAAGVRDSAVQVVRPHGLTLEEVGYPPDDALAARNAESRNKRVLPGAGAGAASTAAGMGCC; encoded by the coding sequence GTGAGTGACGAGGTGGAGCCCGGTTCCGTACGGGTGCGGCTGGATCTTTCGTACGACGGCAGCGGCTTCTCCGGCTGGGCGCGCCAGCGCGGGCGCCGCACCGTACAGGAGGAGCTGGAGGACGCGCTGCGCGTCGTGCTGCGGCTGGACGGGCCCGCGGAGCTGACGGTGGCGGGCCGTACGGACGCGGGCGTGCACGCGCGCGGCCAGGTGGCGCACGTGGACCTGCCGGAGCAGGTGTGGGCGGACCAGGGCGGGCAGCTGCTGCGCAGGCTGGCCGGACGGCTGCCGATGGATGTACGGGTCCACCGGGTCGCCGAGGCGCCCCCGCACTTCAACGCGCGTTTCTCCGCGGTCTGGCGGCGCTACGCGTACCGCGTCGGCGACCACCCCGGCGGCGTCGACCCGCTGCTGCGGGGCCATGTGCTGTGGCACAACTGGCCGCTGGATCTCGACGCGATGAACGCCGCCGCCGAACGGCTGCTGGGCGAGCACGACTTCGCGGCGTTCTGCAAGAAGCGCGAGGGCGCCACCACCATCCGTACGCTGCGGACGCTGCGCTGGGAACGCCGGCCCGACGGGGTGCTGGAGGCCACCGTGCGGGCCGACGCGTTCTGCCACAACATGGTCCGCGCGCTCGTCGGCGCCATGCTCTTCGTCGGAGACGGGCACCGCCCGCCGTCCTGGCCGGGCGAGGTCCTGGCGGCCGGCGTACGGGACTCGGCGGTGCAGGTCGTACGTCCGCACGGGCTGACCCTGGAGGAGGTCGGCTACCCGCCGGACGACGCCCTGGCCGCGCGCAACGCCGAGTCGCGCAACAAGCGGGTGCTGCCGGGCGCGGGCGCCGGCGCCGCGAGCACGGCCGCGGGCATGGGCTGCTGCTGA
- the rpsD gene encoding 30S ribosomal protein S4: protein MARYTGADCKRCRREKQKLFLKGAKCESAKCPIEIRPYPPGEHGRGRTKDSEYLLQKREKQKAARIYGVLEKQFRGYFNEANRQQGKTGENLLRILETRLDNVVYRAGFAKSRDHARQLVKHGHITLNGRKNDIPSARVVPSDIVAVRESSRNLTPFQVAQAEAGDRTVPAWLEAVPSQLRILVHSMPERQVIDTQVQEQLIVELYSK, encoded by the coding sequence ATGGCGCGTTACACCGGGGCCGACTGCAAGCGATGCCGTCGGGAAAAGCAGAAGCTCTTCCTCAAGGGAGCTAAGTGCGAGAGCGCAAAGTGCCCGATCGAGATCCGTCCTTACCCCCCGGGTGAGCACGGGCGCGGGCGCACCAAGGACTCCGAGTACCTGCTGCAGAAGCGCGAGAAGCAGAAGGCAGCGCGTATCTACGGCGTCCTGGAGAAGCAGTTCCGCGGGTACTTCAACGAGGCCAACCGCCAGCAGGGCAAGACAGGCGAGAACCTGCTGCGGATCCTCGAGACCCGCCTCGACAACGTGGTCTACCGGGCCGGCTTCGCCAAGTCCCGCGACCACGCACGTCAGTTGGTCAAGCACGGCCACATCACGCTGAACGGCCGGAAGAACGACATCCCGTCGGCCCGCGTCGTACCGAGCGACATCGTCGCGGTGCGGGAGTCCTCCCGTAACCTGACCCCCTTCCAGGTGGCTCAGGCGGAGGCCGGCGACAGGACCGTTCCGGCGTGGCTGGAAGCCGTTCCGTCGCAGCTGCGGATTCTCGTGCACTCGATGCCCGAGCGTCAGGTGATCGACACGCAGGTGCAGGAGCAGCTGATCGTCGAGCTCTACTCGAAGTAG
- the infA gene encoding translation initiation factor IF-1: MAKKQGAIEIEGTVVESLPNAMFKVELQNGHQVLAHISGKMRMHYIRILPDDRVVVELSPYDLTRGRIVYRYK; this comes from the coding sequence ATGGCCAAAAAACAAGGGGCCATCGAGATCGAGGGCACGGTCGTCGAGTCTCTCCCGAACGCTATGTTCAAGGTGGAGCTCCAGAACGGCCACCAGGTCCTCGCGCACATCAGCGGCAAGATGCGGATGCACTATATCCGTATCCTTCCCGACGACCGGGTCGTGGTGGAGCTCTCTCCCTACGACCTGACTCGCGGGCGGATCGTCTACCGCTACAAGTAG
- a CDS encoding helix-turn-helix transcriptional regulator → MGAFTAPAAPTVPPAPSLVGRSALLATVESRLAAYGSVVLTGPSGIGKTAVLEAAGAAASARGELVLRVAGAETDRWIPYSGLADLLDQIPAAPLAALPEPQRTALHGVLLRDRETTATGQGRSVCRLAWRGLLAECAATAPVLILVDDAQWLDTATVDATRYAARRLAARGVRVVVAGRWPPCPGARESAGPSWSPTPTAVELAVPPLAPDALAELLERYGLPARIANKLHADSGGNPYLALALGGAFTDRIPRHWRPAPVPQRVHALISERLSTLTAGTRETLLMAALATRPTAGLLVRAGRTEAEHDVRQAAAAGLLVTEGSQLRFTPPAVGTVLAEHADAAHRSRVHTALAAVVPDAAGRIRHRALAQSGPDAELARSLVTAAEAASRQGSHRMAAELYLLAADRTPAEPDAQRLEWLVAAAEAGASAALPGLVHRAADAVLAADSPKAQRVRVRLALIDLSGQGLAEMDEILAAALVDAEGDTGLTALVRLRAAWFALVAGRPEDSDREAERAQRYARAVGDTATEAMALTNRAMTARMRGRDDHGRFLEQALRLPDPPLSGWLHMAPRFFAARFAVFDDRLEDAREELLRMLALVERGSGEEVVHVLRGLSEVSVRMGRCREALDFADRAVRIAEEASLSPGPGWYNAAVAELAGGTIARATTYAERGLRASEQEHDAIFRCRHLHVLGQARLRSGDVRGAVEALERVRDTERAQGVCSPKTYRWHGDLASALAAFGAPDRAEEVIRAARAAVGDPARGGAVTAQLDRAEAAVHAARGEPDAALELLRGAGRRFTELGQPLEVGHCLLEAARVERRRRRHAPARAAADEALALFTRCGARAWADQAGRGLAGLEQPGEVRVFPALTASEERIAVLVGEGATNQEVASRMFLSVKTIEASLTRIYRKLGVRSRTQLSTCLRHASNTAPGHPDG, encoded by the coding sequence GTGGGCGCGTTCACCGCACCGGCCGCGCCGACCGTCCCACCGGCGCCATCCCTGGTGGGCCGGTCGGCGCTGCTCGCGACCGTCGAGTCGCGCCTCGCGGCGTACGGCAGCGTCGTCCTGACCGGCCCCAGCGGCATCGGCAAGACCGCCGTCCTGGAGGCCGCCGGCGCGGCGGCCTCCGCGCGCGGCGAACTCGTCCTGCGCGTCGCCGGCGCCGAGACGGACCGCTGGATTCCGTACTCCGGGCTGGCCGACCTCCTCGACCAGATCCCCGCCGCCCCGCTCGCCGCGCTCCCCGAGCCGCAACGCACCGCGCTGCACGGCGTCCTGCTGCGCGACCGCGAGACAACCGCGACCGGGCAGGGCCGCTCCGTGTGCCGGCTGGCCTGGCGCGGCCTGCTCGCCGAGTGCGCGGCGACCGCGCCCGTGCTGATCCTCGTCGACGACGCGCAGTGGCTGGACACCGCCACCGTGGACGCCACCCGCTACGCCGCCCGGCGGCTCGCCGCCCGCGGCGTACGCGTCGTGGTGGCGGGCCGCTGGCCCCCCTGCCCCGGCGCGCGCGAGAGCGCCGGGCCCTCCTGGTCGCCGACGCCGACGGCGGTCGAACTGGCCGTGCCGCCCCTGGCGCCCGACGCGCTCGCCGAACTCCTGGAGCGCTACGGCCTCCCCGCCCGTATCGCCAACAAGCTGCACGCGGACTCCGGCGGCAACCCGTATCTCGCGCTGGCGCTCGGCGGCGCCTTCACCGACCGCATTCCCCGGCACTGGCGCCCCGCGCCCGTCCCGCAGCGCGTACACGCGCTCATCAGCGAACGTCTGAGCACCCTCACCGCCGGCACCCGCGAGACCCTGCTGATGGCCGCCCTCGCCACCCGCCCCACCGCGGGACTGCTGGTGCGCGCGGGCCGTACGGAGGCCGAGCACGACGTACGGCAGGCAGCCGCGGCCGGACTCCTCGTCACCGAGGGCAGCCAGCTCCGCTTCACCCCGCCCGCCGTCGGCACCGTCCTCGCCGAACACGCCGACGCCGCCCACCGGTCCCGCGTCCACACGGCGCTCGCCGCCGTCGTACCGGACGCGGCCGGGCGCATCCGGCACCGCGCCCTCGCCCAGTCCGGCCCGGACGCCGAACTCGCCCGCTCCCTGGTGACCGCCGCCGAGGCCGCCTCCCGGCAGGGCTCGCACCGCATGGCCGCCGAGCTGTATCTGCTGGCGGCCGACCGCACCCCCGCCGAACCCGACGCGCAGCGCCTCGAATGGCTCGTCGCCGCCGCCGAGGCGGGCGCCTCCGCCGCGCTGCCCGGCCTCGTGCACCGCGCCGCCGACGCCGTGCTCGCCGCCGACTCGCCCAAGGCCCAGCGCGTACGGGTCCGGCTGGCGCTGATCGACCTGTCCGGGCAGGGGCTCGCGGAAATGGACGAGATCCTCGCCGCCGCCCTCGTCGACGCCGAGGGCGACACCGGGCTGACGGCGCTCGTACGGCTGCGGGCGGCGTGGTTCGCCCTGGTTGCGGGCCGCCCGGAGGACAGCGACCGGGAAGCGGAACGCGCCCAGCGGTACGCGCGGGCCGTCGGTGACACCGCGACCGAGGCGATGGCGCTCACCAACCGGGCCATGACGGCGCGGATGCGGGGCCGCGACGACCACGGCCGGTTCCTGGAGCAGGCGCTGCGGCTGCCCGACCCGCCGCTCAGCGGCTGGCTGCACATGGCGCCCCGGTTCTTCGCCGCGCGCTTCGCCGTGTTCGACGACCGCCTCGAGGACGCCCGCGAGGAGCTGCTGCGCATGCTGGCCCTGGTGGAACGCGGCTCCGGCGAGGAGGTCGTCCACGTGCTGCGCGGCCTCTCGGAGGTCTCGGTGCGGATGGGCCGCTGCCGGGAGGCGCTGGACTTCGCGGACCGCGCGGTCCGTATCGCGGAGGAGGCGTCTCTGAGCCCCGGGCCCGGCTGGTACAACGCCGCCGTCGCGGAGCTCGCCGGCGGCACCATCGCCCGCGCCACCACGTACGCGGAACGCGGCCTGCGCGCCTCCGAGCAGGAGCACGACGCCATCTTCCGCTGCCGCCACCTGCACGTGCTGGGGCAGGCACGGCTGCGCTCCGGCGACGTACGGGGCGCGGTCGAGGCGCTGGAACGGGTGCGGGACACGGAGCGTGCGCAGGGCGTGTGCTCACCCAAGACGTACCGCTGGCACGGCGATCTCGCCTCCGCCCTGGCCGCGTTCGGCGCACCGGACCGCGCCGAGGAGGTCATCCGCGCGGCCCGCGCGGCCGTCGGCGACCCCGCCCGGGGCGGCGCCGTCACCGCCCAACTGGACCGCGCGGAGGCCGCCGTACACGCCGCACGCGGCGAACCGGACGCCGCACTGGAGCTGCTGCGCGGCGCGGGACGCCGCTTCACCGAGCTGGGGCAGCCGCTGGAGGTCGGGCACTGCCTGCTGGAGGCGGCCCGCGTCGAACGCCGCCGCCGGCGCCACGCCCCCGCCCGCGCGGCGGCCGACGAGGCGCTGGCCCTGTTCACGCGCTGCGGCGCACGCGCCTGGGCGGACCAGGCGGGCCGCGGCCTCGCCGGCCTCGAACAGCCCGGAGAGGTACGGGTGTTCCCGGCCCTCACGGCCAGCGAGGAACGCATCGCGGTCCTGGTCGGCGAGGGCGCCACCAACCAGGAGGTGGCCTCCCGCATGTTCCTGAGTGTCAAGACCATCGAGGCCTCGCTGACGCGCATCTACCGCAAACTCGGCGTCCGCTCCCGCACCCAGCTCAGCACCTGCCTCCGGCACGCCTCGAACACCGCCCCCGGCCACCCGGACGGGTGA
- the rpsK gene encoding 30S ribosomal protein S11: MPPKGRTAGAKKVRRKEKKNVAHGHAHIKSTFNNTIVSITDPTGNVISWASAGHVGFKGSRKSTPFAAQMAAENAARRAQEHGMRKVDVFVKGPGSGRETAIRSLQATGLEVGSIQDVTPTPHNGCRPPKRRRV, encoded by the coding sequence ATGCCTCCGAAGGGCCGTACCGCTGGCGCCAAGAAGGTGCGCCGCAAGGAAAAGAAGAACGTCGCTCACGGGCACGCCCACATCAAGAGCACGTTCAACAACACCATCGTTTCGATCACTGACCCGACCGGCAATGTGATCTCCTGGGCCTCCGCCGGCCACGTCGGTTTCAAGGGCTCGCGCAAGTCGACGCCGTTCGCGGCGCAGATGGCTGCGGAGAACGCCGCACGCCGTGCGCAGGAGCACGGCATGCGCAAGGTCGACGTCTTCGTGAAGGGCCCCGGCTCCGGCCGGGAGACCGCGATCCGTTCGCTCCAGGCGACCGGGCTCGAGGTCGGCTCGATCCAGGACGTCACCCCGACCCCGCACAACGGCTGCCGCCCGCCGAAGCGCCGCCGAGTCTGA
- the rplQ gene encoding 50S ribosomal protein L17, whose product MPKPTKGARLGGSAAHQKAMLGNLATSLFEHGRITTTEAKARRLRPFAERLITKAKKGDLHNRRQVMQTVLDKSVVHTLFTEIGPRYENRPGGYTRITKIGPRRGDNAPMAVIELVEALTVQQQAVGEAEAATKRTAKDAAGDQAAADLKKGSEATEAEDAAEDAAVEAEDTSDESKDEKNEKDA is encoded by the coding sequence ATGCCGAAGCCCACCAAGGGCGCCCGTCTGGGCGGCAGCGCCGCGCACCAGAAGGCGATGCTGGGGAACCTGGCCACCAGCCTTTTCGAGCACGGCCGCATCACCACGACCGAGGCGAAGGCCCGCCGCCTGCGCCCGTTCGCGGAGCGTCTGATCACCAAGGCCAAGAAGGGCGACCTGCACAACCGTCGCCAGGTCATGCAGACGGTCCTGGACAAGAGCGTCGTGCACACGCTGTTCACCGAGATCGGCCCGCGCTACGAGAACCGCCCGGGTGGCTACACCCGTATCACCAAGATCGGTCCGCGCCGCGGGGACAACGCCCCCATGGCCGTGATCGAGCTGGTGGAGGCCCTGACCGTGCAGCAGCAGGCCGTCGGTGAGGCCGAGGCCGCGACGAAGCGTACGGCGAAGGACGCGGCGGGTGACCAGGCCGCGGCGGACCTGAAGAAGGGCTCCGAGGCCACCGAGGCCGAGGACGCGGCGGAGGACGCCGCGGTCGAGGCCGAGGACACCTCGGACGAGTCGAAGGACGAGAAGAACGAGAAGGACGCCTGA
- a CDS encoding DNA-directed RNA polymerase subunit alpha: MLIAQRPSLTEEVVDEFRSRFVIEPLEPGFGYTLGNSLRRTLLSSIPGAAVTSIRIDGVLHEFTTVPGVKEDVTDLILNIKSLVVSSEHDEPVVMYLRKQGPGLVTAADIAPPAGVEVHNPDLVLATLNGKGKLEMELTVERGRGYVSAVQNKQVGQEIGRIPVDSIYSPVLKVTYKVEATRVEQRTDFDKLIVDVETKQAMRPRDAMASAGKTLVELFGLARELNVDAEGIDMGPSPTDAALAADLALPIEELELTVRSYNCLKREGIHSVGELVARSEADLLDIRNFGAKSIDEVKAKLAGMGLALKDSPPGFDPTAAADAFGADDDADQGFVETEQY; the protein is encoded by the coding sequence ATGCTGATCGCTCAGCGCCCCTCTCTGACCGAAGAGGTCGTCGACGAATTCCGTTCCCGGTTCGTGATCGAGCCGCTGGAGCCGGGCTTCGGCTACACCCTCGGAAACTCCCTGCGTCGTACGCTCCTCTCCTCGATCCCCGGTGCTGCCGTGACCAGCATCCGGATCGACGGGGTCCTGCACGAGTTCACCACCGTGCCGGGCGTCAAGGAGGACGTCACCGACCTCATCCTCAACATCAAGAGCCTGGTCGTCTCCTCGGAGCACGACGAGCCGGTCGTGATGTACCTGCGCAAGCAGGGCCCCGGCCTGGTGACGGCCGCGGACATCGCCCCGCCCGCCGGTGTCGAGGTGCACAACCCCGACCTGGTCCTGGCCACGCTGAACGGCAAGGGCAAGCTCGAGATGGAGCTGACCGTCGAGCGCGGTCGCGGCTACGTCTCCGCCGTGCAGAACAAGCAGGTCGGCCAGGAGATCGGCCGGATCCCGGTCGACTCGATCTACTCGCCGGTCCTCAAGGTCACGTACAAGGTCGAGGCCACCCGAGTCGAGCAGCGCACCGACTTCGACAAGCTGATCGTCGACGTCGAGACCAAGCAGGCCATGCGGCCGCGTGACGCCATGGCGTCGGCCGGCAAGACCCTGGTCGAGCTGTTCGGCCTGGCGCGCGAGCTGAACGTCGACGCCGAGGGCATCGACATGGGCCCGTCCCCGACGGACGCCGCGCTCGCCGCCGATCTGGCGCTGCCGATCGAGGAGCTCGAGCTCACGGTGCGCTCGTACAACTGCCTCAAGCGCGAGGGCATCCACTCCGTTGGCGAGCTCGTGGCCCGCTCGGAGGCGGACCTGCTCGACATCCGCAACTTCGGTGCGAAGTCGATCGACGAGGTCAAGGCGAAGCTGGCCGGCATGGGCCTGGCCCTCAAGGACAGCCCGCCCGGATTCGACCCGACGGCCGCCGCCGACGCCTTCGGCGCGGACGACGACGCGGACCAGGGCTTCGTGGAGACCGAGCAGTACTGA